From a region of the Pirellulales bacterium genome:
- a CDS encoding polysaccharide biosynthesis/export family protein, whose product MTPYRLPGSLRLFAWICLFAGMLAGCRANTLNSRYQLPGDQPSAVAREQDYVQLPEYRLEPPDIILIDALRIVPREPFRIEALDILYVQVEGTFEDQPINGQFSVSPNGAIDLGPAYGRVKVAGLSIDEAIQEVEKFLSRTLREPQVSITLLLSGGQAQIAGQRLVGPDGYVNLGTYGMVYVAGSTISEAQEKITEHLQQYLQNPIISVDIFAYNSKVYYVVSEGAGSGDNLQRFPITGKETVLDAIANVGGLSRFSDKRIWIARPAPSGQECDQVLPVQWNDIVRGGQTATNYQLMPGDRVFIAEEHMSAVDSRLTQLFDPLERILGVTILGSNVVATGQRFPGGLQGQNNPGF is encoded by the coding sequence ATGACCCCCTATCGTCTCCCCGGATCGCTGCGACTTTTCGCCTGGATCTGCCTGTTCGCGGGGATGCTGGCGGGCTGCCGTGCCAATACCCTTAATTCGCGCTACCAGCTCCCCGGCGATCAACCCTCCGCCGTGGCCCGGGAACAGGACTATGTCCAATTGCCAGAGTACCGGCTGGAACCGCCGGATATTATTTTGATCGACGCCCTGCGAATCGTTCCGCGGGAGCCATTTAGGATCGAGGCGCTTGATATCTTGTACGTGCAGGTGGAAGGCACCTTTGAGGACCAACCCATCAACGGGCAATTTAGTGTGTCGCCCAATGGGGCGATTGACCTGGGACCGGCTTATGGCCGGGTAAAAGTGGCGGGTCTGAGCATTGACGAAGCTATTCAAGAAGTCGAAAAGTTTCTCAGCCGCACCTTGCGCGAACCGCAAGTCAGCATCACACTTTTGCTGTCGGGGGGACAGGCCCAAATTGCCGGTCAGCGCCTGGTTGGTCCCGATGGCTATGTCAATCTGGGGACCTACGGGATGGTCTATGTCGCGGGATCAACCATCTCCGAGGCCCAGGAGAAAATCACGGAGCATTTGCAGCAGTATCTGCAAAACCCCATCATTTCGGTGGATATCTTTGCGTACAACAGCAAGGTTTACTACGTTGTTTCCGAAGGGGCGGGCTCCGGGGACAATTTACAGCGATTTCCCATCACCGGAAAAGAGACCGTCCTGGATGCCATCGCCAATGTCGGCGGGTTGTCCCGGTTTTCGGATAAGCGAATTTGGATTGCCCGTCCCGCTCCGAGCGGACAGGAATGCGACCAGGTATTACCCGTCCAATGGAACGACATCGTCCGCGGCGGACAAACAGCCACCAATTACCAGTTAATGCCCGGCGACCGGGTATTTATTGCCGAAGAGCATATGTCGGCGGTCGATTCCCGCTTGACTCAACTCTTTGACCCACTCGAACGGATTCTGGGCGTTACCATCCTAGGGTCCAATGTCGTCGCCACGGGACAACGCTTTCCAGGAGGGTTGCAAGGACAAAACAACCCGGGTTTCTAG
- the ppc gene encoding phosphoenolpyruvate carboxylase gives MQTQDSLRRDVRQLGDLLGQIITEQSGTATLDLVEQVRQLARGQRGGETAAGDELARLLGQLHPRQMQPLARAFGVFFDLANLAEDRQRVRVLRERERSLHPQPVSESIPAAILALREAGWHPAQVQAALDKLSIELVFTAHPSEAKRRAIRAKLRRMRTAVESLDDDQLLPRERREWEQRLRAELTSLWETEFLKTRRPTVLDEVARGLSITPRLVETVPRIYSALRNALAQYYPGVDFRLPVFLRFGSWIGGDRDGHPHVTAPVTAETLLKLRTAALDLQYEQCQRLFDALSLSARLCGSDERLQNEIDAACKQWPAVQQELKNLDPREQLRQWLAIIRWKLKNSYLQSWNDVLPPGAYAQGSQLLADLELLQSALLAQGGKVLLETQLLQWRDLVAVFGLQVSRLDVRQDSRRLVEVLHELLTTDQLCADYQNLSEEEKQALLMRTMPWAGPLNEERLSPLTRDTLQLFRLLRRVLEYLGPDTIGGFIVSLTQYPSDLLGVLWLWRWAQNETSSARDTVCYVVRPELRIIPLFEKIGDLQRAAQTLCAILDQPVYRAHLQKQNSRQIVMVGYSDSTKDGGYLSACWGLYQAQSALHDAAAARGVQITFFHGRGGSLGRGGGPAARGIISLPTAALDGTLRLTEQGEVLAERYDDPQIAFRHLEQVTWATLIGSSLPRAQVPPEWPRLVEELSALSYQAYRELVDYPGFIRYFSEGTPIEEIEQLPIASRPAHRRGERSLADLRAIPWVFSWTQNRLLIPAWYGLGLAITRRAADDPGVLETLSRMYREWPFWQATLDNAALALAKADLGIASRYQQLVTDEGLRAAIWERISAEYARTREVVDRMMQVAEPLAGTPWLHQSIAVRNPYIDPLNMLQIELLRRRRALPEIANEEREQLRDLLRLTVQGIAAGMRTTG, from the coding sequence ATGCAAACTCAAGATTCACTTAGGCGGGATGTCCGGCAGTTGGGCGATTTGTTGGGCCAAATTATCACCGAGCAGTCGGGAACCGCGACACTGGATTTGGTGGAACAGGTTCGTCAACTGGCGCGTGGCCAGCGGGGAGGCGAAACCGCCGCTGGCGATGAACTAGCGCGTCTACTGGGGCAGTTGCATCCGCGGCAGATGCAGCCCCTAGCCCGCGCGTTTGGGGTTTTTTTTGATCTGGCGAATTTGGCGGAGGATCGCCAGCGGGTGCGGGTCCTGCGCGAACGAGAGCGTTCGCTACATCCCCAGCCCGTGAGCGAATCCATTCCCGCGGCCATTTTGGCCCTGCGCGAGGCGGGTTGGCATCCCGCGCAGGTCCAGGCCGCGCTGGACAAACTATCGATCGAGTTGGTCTTTACCGCCCACCCCAGCGAGGCCAAGCGGCGGGCCATTCGGGCCAAGCTGCGCCGCATGCGAACAGCGGTGGAAAGCCTGGATGACGATCAGTTGCTTCCCCGCGAACGCCGCGAATGGGAGCAACGCTTGCGCGCGGAGCTGACATCGCTCTGGGAGACCGAGTTTCTCAAAACCCGCCGTCCCACCGTGCTGGATGAAGTCGCGCGCGGGTTGTCGATCACTCCCCGCCTGGTCGAAACCGTGCCGCGAATTTACTCGGCCCTGCGGAACGCCCTCGCCCAGTATTATCCGGGCGTGGATTTTCGGCTGCCGGTATTTTTGCGGTTTGGTTCATGGATTGGGGGGGATCGCGACGGCCATCCGCATGTGACGGCTCCGGTCACGGCGGAGACCTTGCTCAAATTGCGCACCGCCGCCTTGGATTTGCAGTATGAGCAATGCCAGCGGTTGTTTGACGCCCTGAGTCTGTCGGCCCGCTTATGCGGGTCGGATGAACGGTTGCAAAATGAAATTGACGCCGCTTGCAAACAATGGCCGGCGGTTCAGCAAGAACTGAAAAACCTGGACCCGCGCGAACAACTCCGTCAATGGCTGGCAATTATCCGCTGGAAGCTCAAAAATTCCTATTTGCAATCCTGGAATGACGTGCTTCCCCCCGGAGCTTATGCCCAAGGAAGCCAACTGCTGGCCGATCTAGAGTTATTGCAATCAGCTCTGCTGGCGCAAGGGGGAAAGGTATTACTTGAGACGCAATTGCTTCAGTGGCGGGACTTGGTGGCGGTTTTTGGACTACAGGTATCGCGGCTGGATGTGCGGCAGGATTCGCGCCGCCTGGTCGAGGTGCTGCACGAACTGTTGACCACCGACCAGCTTTGTGCCGATTACCAAAACCTGTCCGAGGAAGAAAAACAAGCCCTGCTCATGCGGACCATGCCCTGGGCCGGTCCCCTTAACGAAGAACGCTTGTCTCCCTTAACGCGCGACACGCTGCAGTTGTTTCGCCTGCTGCGCCGCGTGCTGGAATACCTGGGGCCGGACACCATTGGCGGTTTTATTGTCAGTTTGACGCAATACCCCAGCGACCTGCTTGGCGTGTTGTGGCTATGGCGCTGGGCCCAAAACGAGACCAGTTCCGCCCGCGATACCGTCTGTTATGTGGTTCGTCCGGAATTGCGGATCATTCCGTTATTTGAAAAAATCGGCGATCTACAACGCGCGGCGCAGACTTTGTGCGCCATCTTGGATCAACCCGTCTATCGCGCGCATTTGCAAAAACAAAACTCCCGCCAAATTGTCATGGTGGGGTATTCAGACAGCACCAAGGACGGGGGATACTTATCCGCCTGTTGGGGCCTCTATCAAGCCCAAAGCGCCCTGCACGACGCCGCGGCCGCGCGCGGCGTGCAAATCACGTTTTTTCATGGGCGGGGAGGCTCGCTGGGACGCGGCGGCGGACCGGCCGCGCGGGGGATTATTTCCCTGCCCACCGCCGCGCTCGATGGCACATTACGCCTGACCGAACAAGGCGAAGTTCTGGCCGAGCGGTACGACGACCCGCAAATCGCGTTTCGCCATTTGGAACAAGTCACCTGGGCGACCTTGATTGGCAGCAGCCTACCCCGGGCGCAAGTTCCCCCGGAATGGCCCCGGTTGGTGGAAGAGCTTAGCGCGCTCTCTTATCAGGCGTATCGCGAGCTGGTCGATTATCCTGGCTTTATCCGCTATTTTTCCGAAGGGACCCCCATTGAAGAGATCGAGCAGCTTCCCATCGCCTCGCGCCCCGCGCATCGGCGCGGAGAACGCAGCCTGGCCGACCTGCGGGCAATTCCCTGGGTGTTTTCTTGGACGCAAAATCGCCTGCTGATTCCGGCGTGGTATGGCCTGGGCCTGGCGATCACCCGCCGCGCGGCGGATGATCCCGGGGTGCTGGAGACACTTTCGCGGATGTACCGCGAATGGCCGTTCTGGCAGGCGACCCTGGACAATGCGGCCCTGGCCCTGGCCAAGGCCGACCTGGGGATCGCTTCCCGCTATCAGCAGTTGGTCACGGACGAAGGGCTGCGCGCGGCGATATGGGAGCGAATCTCCGCCGAATATGCCCGCACCCGCGAAGTGGTGGACCGGATGATGCAAGTGGCCGAGCCACTGGCCGGCACGCCGTGGCTGCATCAATCCATCGCCGTGCGCAATCCCTACATCGACCCGCTCAACATGCTGCAGATAGAGCTGTTGCGCCGCCGCCGGGCCTTGCCGGAAATTGCCAACGAGGAACGCGAGCAATTGCGCGACTTATTGCGTTTGACCGTGCAGGGGATCGCCGCGGGAATGCGCACGACGGGGTGA
- a CDS encoding ATP-dependent 6-phosphofructokinase — protein MLTADELTITTLGPCRIDSPLLPLLQHRQISYNNVEETDRVLYDDCVHAIQARQCGVEHLPGFEPAGARKKIFFDPSKTRAGIVTCGGLCPGLNDVIRGIVMELYFHYGVKRIHGFCNGFQGFIPRYGRDVLDLTPDMVGHINEIGGTMLGSSRGEQDVQEIVDCLERMNINALFVIGGDGSLRGAQAIASAALERNLKIAVVGVPKTIDNDILFIEQSFGFLTAFSQAAESICAAHVEAKSAPNGIGLVKLMGRHSGFIACYASLARNDANFVLIPEIPFALEGERGLLSQLRERVERRGHAVIVVAEGAGQELIRQGEPQYDASGNVKLADIGTFLKEQIQADFKRNGAECNLKYIDPSYLIRSVPASPFDAVLCLRLAHNAVHAAMCGRTKLVVARWRGRFVHLPISLCVQGRNTVDPNGDLWMSVLESTGQPPVMR, from the coding sequence ATGCTCACCGCTGACGAACTCACGATTACGACGCTTGGTCCTTGTCGGATTGATTCGCCGCTGTTGCCGTTATTGCAACATCGACAAATCAGCTATAACAATGTGGAGGAAACCGACCGCGTGCTGTACGACGACTGCGTGCATGCGATTCAGGCGCGGCAGTGCGGGGTAGAGCATTTGCCCGGCTTTGAACCGGCGGGCGCGCGCAAAAAAATCTTTTTTGACCCTTCTAAAACCCGCGCAGGCATCGTCACTTGCGGTGGGTTGTGCCCGGGACTTAACGATGTCATTCGCGGCATCGTCATGGAGTTATACTTTCATTATGGGGTCAAGCGGATCCACGGCTTTTGCAACGGCTTTCAGGGGTTCATTCCCCGTTATGGCCGCGATGTGCTGGACCTGACGCCCGACATGGTCGGCCATATTAATGAAATCGGCGGGACCATGCTGGGCAGTTCCCGCGGCGAGCAAGATGTGCAGGAAATTGTCGATTGCCTGGAGCGCATGAACATTAACGCGCTGTTTGTGATCGGCGGCGATGGCAGCCTGCGCGGGGCGCAGGCCATCGCCTCCGCCGCGCTCGAGCGCAACCTAAAAATCGCGGTGGTGGGCGTGCCGAAGACGATCGATAACGATATATTGTTTATCGAGCAAAGCTTTGGTTTTTTGACGGCGTTTTCGCAAGCGGCGGAATCGATTTGCGCCGCGCATGTCGAGGCCAAGTCCGCGCCCAATGGCATCGGCCTGGTAAAGCTGATGGGGCGGCATTCGGGTTTTATCGCCTGCTATGCGTCGCTGGCGCGAAATGACGCCAACTTTGTGCTGATTCCGGAGATCCCCTTTGCCCTGGAGGGGGAACGGGGGCTGCTAAGCCAGTTACGGGAACGCGTGGAACGCCGCGGCCATGCCGTGATCGTCGTCGCCGAGGGGGCCGGGCAAGAACTCATCCGCCAGGGGGAACCTCAATACGACGCCTCCGGCAATGTAAAGCTGGCGGACATCGGCACATTTCTCAAGGAGCAAATCCAGGCCGACTTTAAGCGGAACGGCGCGGAATGCAACCTAAAATATATCGACCCCAGCTATCTCATTCGCAGTGTGCCGGCCAGCCCCTTTGACGCGGTGCTCTGCCTGAGGCTGGCCCACAATGCCGTGCACGCGGCCATGTGCGGTCGGACAAAGCTGGTCGTCGCCCGCTGGCGGGGGCGGTTTGTGCATTTGCCGATTTCGCTGTGCGTGCAGGGGCGCAACACCGTCGATCCCAACGGCGACCTGTGGATGAGCGTGCTAGAATCCACGGGCCAACCGCCGGTCATGCGGTAG
- a CDS encoding DUF433 domain-containing protein, with amino-acid sequence MILSSVISSDPAILGGTPVFRGTRVPVQALWDYLTGGDTLAEFLDDFPTVTHEQAVAVMEEAHEL; translated from the coding sequence ATGATCTTGTCATCCGTGATTAGCAGCGACCCCGCAATTCTGGGCGGTACACCGGTGTTTCGTGGTACCCGCGTCCCAGTCCAGGCACTGTGGGATTATCTGACCGGGGGAGACACCCTGGCCGAATTTTTAGATGATTTCCCCACCGTCACCCATGAGCAGGCGGTGGCGGTGATGGAAGAGGCGCATGAGTTGTAA